aaatagtaattatTCTTTCTATCCCAGGAGCACGTAGAGGCTCCAGAAAAGATTTATTCATTTACTTGGACAAAACTCCAATttactttaattggaattttGCTTGAGTATGAGCTGAGTGAGGTCTATGTTAATTTTACAGTGAACTGACTATGTAGGTAGATGATTGATGAATTTTCTCTTCCCATTTCAATTTATGTTAATAAAGATGTTATCACATCTGTAAGCTACCAGGAAGAGTTATGGGAATCCGACTACTTCGCTTCTCGTCTGTGGTGATCTTTGTCTTACTCCTTGTGGCAGGTGCTTTAATGGCTTTGCTTCCTAACAGTAAAGATGACAAAATGCCCAATTTGCGAAGGGAACCAAAATCCCAGAGCCAATCTGCCTTGGATTCATTTACTCTTGTTATGCAGACATACAACAGAACTGACTTATTGCTGAAACTCTTAAATCATTATCAAGCCATCCCCCATCTACACAAAGTAATTGTTGTGTGGAACAATGTTGGGGAGAAGATGCCAGAGGAAATGTGGAATTATTTGGGACCACATCCTGTACCTGTTGTCTTCAAAGTGCAGACCATGAATCACATGAGGAACAGACTCCAGATCTTCCCTGAATTGGAAACAAAAGGTAATGAATGCCTCACTCTTATAGGTAGCATTGTTGCTAACAATATTATTTCCACTTTTCAGGACACTTATCATTTTATCTATCACTCAGAACAACGGCATATTTGATCATTATGGGAAAAATCCCACTGACCAAGTGGATCCAGAAACCTCTGAATCCACCAGTTGTTGAGCAATTCCACTTAGCAGAAAACAGCAGCAGGGAAGATGTAAGCAACAGGACACATGGAGATCATGTAGCATGGATGTTAGACACCCTCCACCCCTCAGAGGCTGTATTAGAAGCACTGGGTGGAGGAGAGAATGGGGGGAGGGCCCTTGCTGTACTCATGGAAATGTGGCTGCTATCTCAGTTTCTTCTTTCAGGCAAAGGTGACTAGATAGATTAGCTTTCCAGCCAAATCCAAAATTCCTCCCTAATCCAACAAAACTAACATAAAAAAAGTCCAAATCAGTACAGGGGTTCACATGCCTTTTTCTACAGCCCTTTCGTGGAAATCCAAAAGCATGTGCTGCTTCCTATATTCCCCCCCTTAGCCCAGTCTGATTCTTTAGCCCAAATCACTACTCCTTCTCTGGGTATTTTTCCCTGCCCTTTGGCTTTTCATCCAGGCCTCTTCCTCAACTCTTTGCAGGAGAGACCCGACAACAAGTCTTGTTTCCTTCAAGTAAAAAGACGCATAAGTCCCACATCTTTTGTGGGCTCTTTCTTGTTTGTAAAAAGGAAACTTTTATTTCACTACCCTCTACGCTAGCATACATTGCTACTCAACCTAAAATTCCCAGAAAGCCTCTCAGCACTACAGCCCCCAGAATGCCCTGCTGCTTAATCAGGGTTGCACTGAGCCATAGCATTGCCGTAAAGGGGTCAGCACCCCATTATGTTTCCTCCCTGAGGAACTGACCTACGTGCATCCTGCTTTCACCCCTACATGCAGCATGTTTACAGGCTCTAGGATCTcatacaaggccagaagggaccacgaaatcatctaatctgatcccCTGTATATGACAGGCTACCCATCAAATCCACCCAGCACTCCCATACCACACGCAACAACTGAAATCCAACCATAGTATTACACATGAAACTAGACTACTACATGTGACAGGGAGATAACAAGAGGGACAGAGGTGCATGAATGCCTGAGACTTCTGCAATATCAGGGAACTGatttaagtgagatatacccagttAATCCCTCCCATGCTGCTGAGGAAGGTGTCCCCCAAGGTCACTGGGGATCTGAAGCAACAGGCCTTATCCTGCAGTTAATAAGAGGGAATTTTTGCCTATATAATATGCTCTTTTTGCCTGTCTAGGTCCCAGAGAAGTGGTGTGGAAATACTTATGTCTTGGTGTTTCCTTGATGTTAAGAAATAATTATTATGTGGAAATTCATATAATCCATCATACTGGACAATATGGGATCTGATTatttttccttgatttttatAGTTGTCCTTTACACAGTATTAAAAAGCTATTAGGATTGCAACGTGACCTGCAATTAGTAAAATCTGTTGTATTCCTTTGCCAacccctcttcccgcccccgcccgACCACAGATTTTCCACTGTACAGCTGTTCAGCTATGCTACACAACTTTTAATGCTATAGTGATAGTTTGTGATTGATAATAGCAATAATGTGCTAAAAATTATGTTTGCTTCAGGTCAATTAATCATCTGTTACAACTGCAAAGTTAAACATCCTTTTCACTGTAATCTTAATATCTAAGTATATATTTTCAGCCTGGTGCATGGTGATTTAGCTATGCAACTCACCCTAATGTTTATAGGAGTTGTCTGGCTAGCTTGTCATTGCACATAGCACAGGTAAATTGTCAcatacaggcagtcctcggacttacgacacaattggttcctgaaaattgcatcATAAGTCGAAACGTCATAACTCGGAACTGCAGGCGTCGTAAAGTCAAAACCATTGGTCGTAAGTCAAATCAGGGTGTCAACCTAGAAGGGTCGTACGTGCTGTCTTAAGTCAAAGCTCATAAAgttgaggactgcctgtatttATCACTGaatgattttaaatttttctttaccttaattaaaaaatgtaaatgtcttttttcctctctccagctGTTTTAATGGTGGATGACGACACACTGATTAGTGCCTATGACCTTGCTTTTGCCTTCTCTGTTTGGCAGGTAATGTTTGTATATTGCATCCTGCATATTTATAATGGAGTTTATATCAATTTTACTAAATGGAAAGATTAAATCAGTTCATTGTTGCTATTTCTAGGACATACTGTTATCATCTGTTATATACATGATCAGTTAAATTCTAAAAGGCAAGAGACACTGAAGAATAATATtttaatgatacaaaattatAGACTGCCGGTATAAGCGATGTTTTTATCATTCCTCTGCTTAAAAGGCAAATTACAAAGTCACAGCTATCAGAAAATCTAATTGGTTAAATGCAGCAAAGAAATTTTAATTTGATCTGGAAGCTGTGCACCAGAAATCAATAGTAATATTTCTCTTTACTGTGCAGAGATTATCGTAGGCTTATTTTTGATCCCAAACATGTGACTGCAAATTAACTTTGGCCAGATGCTACTTGGCATTGTATGATGTGGAGGGAAGCACAGTCTATCAGCTTTTGCAGGTCATTTTGTATTAACTTGCAACAATCTCCATGTGGTGCAGGCCAGCAGACCACAGAGCTGATTATTTTATATTATCTGCATCTTTCGTAGCAATTAATTTGCACTTCTATCAATAATAGGCTCATAAGGGATACTTCTATTAAAAGGTTTTGTACTGCTGTATTGATTAACATTTTGACTGTAGTGCGGAGCTTTAATTTTGCTATCTTTTGATTTTCTTACAGCAATTTCCAGATCAGATAGTGGGATTTGTTCCTAGAAAGCATGTTTCCACTCCTTCAGGTATATACAGTTATGGCAGCTTTGAATTGCAGACCCCTGGATTTGGAAATGGGGACCAGTACTCCATGGTTCTCATCGGAGCAGCATTCTTCCACAGTGGATACCTAGAACTCTTTCAAAAGCAGCCTGACGCTGTTCATGCTTTGATAGATGAAACTCAAAACTGTGATGATATTGTCATGAATTTTCTAGTGGCAAAGCATACCGGAAAGCCTTCAGGAGTGTTTGTGAAACCTGTTGACATAAGGAATTTAGAAAAAGAGACTAACAGTGGTTATTCCGGAATGTGGCACCGAGCAGAGCACTTGCTACAAAGATCTTACTGTCTAAACAAATTGGTTAATATTTATGACAGTATGCCCTTAAAATATTCTAACATTATAATTTCTCAGTTTGGGTTCCCTAATTATGCCAATTACAAGAATAAAATGTAAGAATGTATAGTACATGGGGTATATGTTACACATCAAACAGTGAATTCAAGTCAGTGTAAGTTAAATGCTGAGGGGCCAGAAGAAGGCATACATTACTCCAGCTTGTCCTCCTTTACACATAGCCTCTGAATTTTGCCCACAGTATTTTCTTTCCCCAGTGTACGTTATTGAGAAGTTTAAAGAACAGCATATGTGTAATGTTCACTTATAATAAATTCACCCTCATCTCTTAATGCTTGAGAAGCTGCTGTTGTCGAAATTACAGGGCTAGACCTTCAAAAGCATGTACAGAAAAATGGACAATCACTTGGTGCACACATATGAAGAACTAAACTTCTGTTTCTTTAGAATGGTATTTTGGCATATTTGTgttatacatatttttttttgagACTGTTCTATTTTTCTTGGTTATAAAACTCTTCACAGCTTGTATGTTAACTACTGTTCTTCAGCGTGAAATGTTCCTGAGGTTCCAATCAAACCATAAACCCAACAAAGTCATGGAACAAAGCACGGTCTCTGTATCAAAAATCTCTAGATGCCTCACATATAACAATGGCCACTGAGGAGTTATGGAGCATAATGTTGCTGATACCGCCTTTTTTCCTATCATTACTTTGCCCACAGTCACTGGGAGGCTGCTCAGGAACTGAAAGGTAAACGTTCTAATTGTTAACTTGGGAAAGATAATGAACATGGAAAGCATATATCATAAAAAATGTAGCTTATGTTACCACATATGCAGCCAAAAGAGACAGATGCCATATTTGCTACTTACTACAGCCTTTAGAACTTACTCTTATTTCAGTATTTtgcatatacagtagaacctcagagttataaacaacctccattcccgaggcaTTTATAACTCTGATGTTAACTTTTGTTCAGTTAACTCTAActtaactgaacaaaacattatggttgttctttcaaaagtttacaactttgatttaatacagctttgaaacgttgctatgcagaagaaaaatgcagctttccctttatttttttttagtagtttacgtttaacactgtactgtatttgcttttttttctttggtgcttctggttccaaatgaggtatgtagTTGACTGGTCAGTACATAACTCTGGTGTGCGTAACCCTGAGGTTCTACTTTGCATTATGCTGGAGAAGTGTGCCTGAAAAGCAACTCATGcttctaaaaaaatgttttaagtataATTCATGGTAGTAACTACAGATATATTTTATGTCTGTCTAGCTATTTTTGCATCTGATCCAGAAGGTACATTTTGTAAGCGTACAGGtctactttattttgttttactgtttgaattgaatatattctatttttatttccttcactTATTTTCAAATGGCAAAACTAATAAACGTctatgataaaaataaaatgttgtgtaGTTTATGGAGACATTAGGAAATATGTTGTAGGCTACATTCCTGGCGAGGACTGTACTAGATGACTTGTTGGGTCTTTTCAGTCTCTGAATTCTTTGGTTGTACCTATGTTAAATGGACTTGTTACCATCAGCTGATATCAGCTTTGGACTGCTGAACTAGTACTGGAAACATCTTAAATATACATCCTAAATATAGGACAAAACTATTACAAAAAATATTCTTGAGACGTGGAAGAAATAATCTATGGCAATGTAATTTAGACACGGACAGATCAGATCATTGAGCCTTGGTGGAACCAAGTCTCAGAACTAAAAAAGGAGTTAGTCCCATCTGCACTAGCAGTAAATATTGTTCTAAATGCTAGTTCAAGGGGATCTGTGGCAGACAACCATTGTCAGGAATGAGtcattttcctagtgtagacatggtttaCGACTATCATTCTTGTAATAGGTTAGCTGAGAAAAAAGGACTCTTGAGTAATGTCAGAAGTTCTTTACTAGTAGGCTGATGATGACCATGCTTTTTACACTTGTTCTATTAGTTGTATTACAGGATTTGTTTTAGATAGTGTAATCTTGGTAGCCTTAGAAGTTGTCAAATTTTAAGTGGCAAAGCATGTTTTAATGTGAAGACTAAAACTCTGCTTACTTATCTTGTTGGAGTAATCAAAGTAGATTTAATGATAGTGATAAGTGATAAATAGTATATACATATCTGTGGTCTTTCTACCAATGCAGACCTCCTTGCAGTAACTCACTGTGCATCACTTGCTTATTGTTGCTTCtgtgacttttttcttttctgtatcaaTTGTCAATTAATAAAATAAGTGTTTCTCATATTGGTAAATTAATTTGTAGCATTGTTATACAAATTATATACTTATGTACTTTTTTGTCTTATAGTAGTACTATTGGCAAAGTTTTAAAGTGTTAGGTACCTAAGCTGTGCCCACAAAATTGCTGTACAAACCCGCCCCACCTAACAAATCTTGCCTTTCTGCAGGCAGTTTGGGCAAATAGGTGCAATATGTACCCAAAGGGTTAGGTTAGGcccccccatttgaaaattttggcattAAGCATCTGGTTTAAACCTAGAaatcaaagaaaattaaaatctcaTGCTGCAACTCTAGTCCTAAGTCATCCTCCTGTGCCTAGGAATTCAAAGTTTTACTACTGTATCTTCCTTCAATTGGTGTGGGTAGTAGCTCCATTTGCCATATATTGAAGTTCCATAAGGGACAGGGTAGTATGACTCTTAGTATGCTGCAAGTCTTAAGCACAATGAGCAGTGTAAAATTTACATTTTAGCCTTAACTGTATTTTCTGATGTTTGTCAAACCCAGATTACCTACCTCTCCGAAGAAAAATAATAACAGATAGGGGAAAGGAACCCTTCCTGGACAGATGATCAGGCAAGAAGCCCTACCCTATAATTTTCCTcaagatgtttttttttaaaggaaagtagTCCATATAAAGCCCATCCATCCCATCTTCAAATCTGTTTGAAGCTTCCAACACTTGGACTGGACTAGTCAGTGGATGAAcaaattctgaaaatcaggagtaGTAAAACATGGGTGGCAGAGAGTTTTATTTACATGAGTTCTTGCCATCTGAAGTTTTTAAACAACTTACTCCCAAGGTACAGTGTTTGTGGGGAAGTAAACCACTTAGGCAACTTTTACTCATGCTGAAAAGTACGTACTTGTGCAAGTAGTCCCTTTAAGTCAGTAAGTGTGAAACTGATCCCTCTGCAAAGGGCTAGCACAAGGTGTATGCACCATGTAAGTCCCAGTTAAAACAGGGTTAAGTAGGACTAAGCTATTACTATTCCAAGTTAATAAAAGGTTGCAGAAAGAGGTCCATAGTGAGGTCAGAACCAAACTGTTTTGCTCTCTTCCCACACCAACAAATCCTTCATGGAAAATAACTAGACATATGCACGTGTAAAGAGTGGTATTTCTGAGCTGGTGGGGACTGAATTGGAAGGAGTGGGAGTTGATGGGGAACGGGAAGTTCTAAAATGACAAGGGGCTGGGCTGGTGCACTGAACATGGTAGTCTTTTAAGGCAGGCATGGCCTACCATGGCTGTTGCAGGGCCTCAGACCCTTTAAGACCTCAGGATTGTGGCAACTTTGGTCTCCAGACAAGTTATGTGACTAATCATATGATGAAACTGAGAAAAAGGCCTGATAAGAAGAGAGGTATGTCTTATGGCTAAGTCTGAAAAAGACCCAGAGCAAGAGAATTGCCTCTCAGACCTGCCAATGAAGCAACAACTGTAACAGTTTATCCTCCCCTGGTAAGGATTTGGGAAAGGAGCATAAGTAAGGTTTTGGCTAGCAACTGGGACAGAGACCACTTGGAACTACTGTAGATGTCTgcaactgggggggaggggaggagactaTATACAGAAGGtggtggaagggctgggggaacCCCTATAGCCAAGGATGAGGAAGACTGTTGTGGACCCTGATATGGGGGGAGAAGGACtacaaagaaaacctaaaggcTTCACAGCCCTTTAATAAGGACAAGGTGGATGACAGGGAGCTTCCTGTTCAAGTACTCGAATAGAACCAGTATATTATTAAACAGACCCCAGAAAGGGAAATCCTATTTTGGAACTTTAGCCATGCAGTGTGTGAGTAGCCCAGATGTATGATTGGAGAGGAAACTCAGGCATAGTGGTGTGCCTGAGAGAGACTAGGTAATCTGAACTACCCATATTTGGGCTGGCAAGGGAATGGAATCAATGTGTGaattgtgggggaggaggacgGTAAGGTACAGCTATATTTGAAACTAGGATCACTCTGTGTGGAGGAAGACTGTTATCTAGAGTCCCCCTTCCCCTTATTCTGGGCATCAGCTACTACTGCTTCTGCCAGACAGAGCAAAATAAGGGTATCCAACTCTATTTCACCTCCACTGACCTACTTATGAAGAAACATCTTTTCTGAATTGACCAAGGGTCAGTCTCTCACCATTACCAGGTATAAACAAATTATGAATGCTTTCCCCATAGTCCAGCTATTTCCACAGTCTTAACAGTAGCAACCTCTAGTCAATATTAGATCACGGGATAACTTCTTAGAGGCCCCAAAAGAATGGGCTCAGAGTACCTGAGGCTCAGCCCAATGCACTGGGAATTTGTTTTATGATGCAGTGTGAGGAAGCGAGCTCTACAATACTGGACAGTAGTTCAGGTGTAATGAAGATGTGAGGCCCAGTTCTGCTCAGACTGACTCTAGCTTCCCGAGTTTTCTAGCCAGTTACCTGTCGGCGTTCAGCACTACAGCAGTTCCTATTATACCTGCGCCAAAGGTAAGGGGCTGTTACCACTGCCCAGTAGTTACTTCCATAGGAGGGAATAAAGCCCACAGCAGGACCGGCAGACGGAGCCGCCCTCGGCCCGTACCCCCACCCTAGCCCCCCAGGCAGCGAGGCGaggctagcccagccctgcctgtggaGAGCGCCCCGCCCCCGAATTCTCCCTCACAGACAGGACTGTGGGGAAACGAATTCAATGGGGGGGGATTTCAGGGGCACCTGGGAAGAGCTTACACCGGAGAAGGGGCGATGTGCGGCGGGTGCGTGTATCCGGGAGGCCGGGCTGGGCCGCGGCGCGTCTACCTGGAGACTTCAAACGTGCCCGCGCAAGTTTTCACCCTTATTTCCCAGCCCGCCTTTCgctgccctcccccccgcaggCTGAACCCAGCCCGTTCAACCTCGCAAGCGAGGGGCGTGTTCGGGAGGGGGCGGCCTCACAACCCTGCCCCGCCGCTGACTACGAACGCGGGAGGGCGCTCTTAATTGGTTGATCGCGTCGTCCATCAGGCTGAAGGCTGCGTCCAGTAGATAGCGCTGAGGAGACCCAGGCCCCGCCCGCTCGCTCGATTCAGTAGAGGAGCGCGCTCTGAGGCAAGGTCCTCACCGTGTGAAACCAAGGCACTTCCACCCCGCAGCGCTAGACCCCGGCAGCTTCCCAGGCTGTCTGCTCTCCATGATGCTAGGGCAGAGCGTGGGGGCTCTCTGGCATCACCCCGCAAGGGGGGCTGCCGGGGGCCTGAGGAGGACGGAGCGCAGCTGGCTGGGCGTAAGGAGTCTCcgaaggggcggggagggggaggcgctggcGGGAGGGAGGGCGGGGTGTGGGTGTAAGGAGCCTCcgaaggggcggggcggggcgggtgtAAGGAGTCCCCGAAGGGGcgctgctggctggggggggagggcggggtgtGGGTGTAAGGAGCCTCCGAAGGGGCGGGGCGGGTGTAAGGAGTCTCCGAAGGGGGcgctgctggctgggggaggaggacgGGGCGTGTGTGTAAGGAGTCTCcgaaggggcggggagggggaggcgggtgTAAGGAGTCTTCGAAGGGGCGGAGAAGAGGATCCCCTTGCAGGCTGTAAGGCAGCGGGCGGGgcagccctgagtgcagggggggCGGACTCTGAGGGAGGAGCGGAGGCGGGGAGGGACACtggtctctgctccctccccacggCACTAAGTCCGGTGTAACAAAGCCTTGGTAACGGGGTTGCTAGCGCGCTGGTCGGCGCCTGGTAACCAGGCGCTGCCCCTTTAAGCGGCGGGGGTGTTGCCCTGCCGGAGGGCGGGGAAGATCCGAAGTCCCCTTCGGCGCCCGCCCGCTCTGTGCTGGAGCTGgcagctccccccatccccgttCTCACTCCCATGCGGGCTGTGGGGACGACGATACTCTGGGCAGCGCGGCCGCAGGCAGGCGGCTCCTCTCGATATGTCCCGGGGACTCCCTGTCTGCTGAGCCCGCGCAGGTCCCGCCGGAGCAGCCCCGGGGTCCCATGAGTTCAGAGCTGCCCCGCGCCTCGCCGCTCCGCGCTCTCTTTAAGATGGAGCCGGCTCCGTCCGCCTCTGAGTTGCTGGTGGGAGCTTCCGAGTTCCTGAAAGGTGAGAGCCTGAGGGACACAAGGCGTCCGACTGCCCTGGCCCCGGGACCCTGCCTGGCTGCCTTGGCCCCGGGGGATTGTGGCTCCTGCCTTCTCCTTCTTATTCCTGTAGTTCTGTGGTCCTCGCCGTCCTATCGCTGTCCCCGGCGCTCACGTACCCAgctcccctgggctggggctggtcgTGTTTAAGCCGGTTCCTCCCGTCTCCGTTCGGGTGAGGAACCAGCCGGCACCTGTCGCCACGGGCTCTGCGCTGGGTAAAAGCCGCCCCTGTGGCTGTCCCTGTAGCGAGCCAGTCCCGCCCAGCCCTCCTGGGGGGACAGCAGCGTGCGGCTAAACGCAGACAGCCCgactttctcttctcccttctaCGCAGGAGAAATGTAGCGATGCCCCGCCCGCTCGGAGGCCGAGGTTTAGAGGGCGGGTGGAGATTGCTCTTTTACCCCCTAGCCTGGAGCTGCCCCTGCTGGCCGGGGGGAATAGTAGGGGCGGGTTGGGGGAGGTAGAGAAAGCGAACCGCGACATCTGTATAGCCTTCGTCAGTTGCCTTCAACTTTGTTTCAGATCGATTATATTTTGCTACTTTACGGAATAAACCCAAAAGCACGGTAAATACCCACTATTTCTGTACTGATGAGGAGCTGGTCTATGAAAAGTAAGTGTCTTTTAGTTTCCATTGTCCTGCAaggttcttgttaactgcttAACTCTCTTGTTAATTGATGCATTTCAGTCCTCTGTAATGAATGGAGTGTAGTAAAGAACCAAACATTTATGGTGAACGACATCGCTTCCTCCCCTTAAAGAATAACAAGACTGCAGTGCAGTTACTTAACTTGTAGTTGACCCAGGGGTGGGTGGGATGGACATGCTGCTCAGGATTTATTTATAAAGTGAGGCTCTCAAGAGTAATTACATCTTATTGGATAAAGGCTTACATAGAAGTCTGTGAAGGGGAAAGTCAGGTGAAATAACGGGCTTCTCTGTTTTGTTAATAATTAACTCCTTGTATTTTCTATATGCAGAAAAGTACAAAGTGATTatactttggattttttttcttttataatttaaaGATAGTGAAGTTTGAGGTGGGCTCTTAAATGGACACACAAAGCTTGAAATCTAGTCagatttggaagaaaaaaaaaggggggggtatCTTTTACTGATAGTTTTGTAGGTTTAATAAATaaggatgtttgtttttctttcctgtggGATGAAAGACCAACACCTGCAAGGGAAACTGACGATTCAGGGTCAGCAGTGAAATTGACTGTACACAAAGTGGTGTCCGCTGCACAAAATAAACAAGCTGAAAAATAGAGATTAAAGAAAACTATTCATAAATGTTGGAAGTAAAAGCACTTTTAGATATGTATGTTTTCTTAAGTTGGCTGTGGCCCATCTCAATAACATTATTAAAACAAAGTGGCTCTGTTATGTTACCTATTTTATTTGTATGATCTGAACTCAAAGTAAAGAGAACTATATTTCATGCAACAAAGTGAGGCTATGCCTCAGACTGTAGGAtacaaaatactgtttaaaaactCAAGAGAACCAGATTATATCTTGAATGGGTATGCTCTGTTTGTAGCTTAGAATGGGCATCCAGAGTTGTGGCAGTAGTACACAAATGTGGCATCCTGATACTGGGGCCAAGGGGAGAGGCATGAAGAATAGAGACCTGAAACTTGAGGAGAAGAAGTTTAAACTTCATGTGCCCATTCACTCGTAATCTGATTATTTGGGGCATTCAGTACACAAATATATTTAGCAATATTTAACTGTCTGACCCTAAAGAATTTGGTTTTATCCTTTTTACATGCAAAGGTTCACTTAATACAGTGCAGCCATATAAAGATGTATAAATTGCTCTGTTGGGGAAGTGAGAGAGAGTTGTTTGTCTGTTATGGCTCTGATGGagtatttttgtttgcatttggtaTATCACCCTCCGTGAAACTGTTTTGGGTTCCTGACAATCTGATGAATCTGTATTTTCTGCTCGGGTAAAAATAATTCTTGCTGCTTTTTTACCTGTTTGCAGATTAGTTGCTTTTGTGGGTGTGATTGTGTGTCAGGAGGGACAAACATGATGAAAAATTTCATATTCAGGCAGGTTTAACCTTGTTGAGGCTCTGAGGATTCTTGAAGAACTTCATACTGTGAGACTtagtgcatgtctacacttaaaacgctagagcaacacagctgcattggtgcagctgcaccactgcagtacttcagtgaagatgctgctACACCAAGGGGAGAGCTTTTCccgtcagtgtagttaatccacctctgtgagaggcagtagctatgttgacaggagaagccctcccattgacataggaTGGTTTACActggagttaggtcagtataactgcatcactcagggtggatttttcacacccctgagcaacataattatACCAATGTATGATTATAGTGTAGACCCAGGCCTAAGATTCGTGCCTATGGCTGACTAAATTATGCAGCAGGGTTCTGGGTCTGTTACTGGTGCTATCTTATCTTAAACAAAAAACTGTTAGGCTGTGATTCAAGAAGTCTGCTCTTGACAAAATCTTGCTAATTATTGTGCTGTCTGGGGCTTGAATTAACCGCTTGTTCAGTGCTTGCAGTACTCAGTCTCCAGATTTTTCTTCAATCTTGGTTTAAGCCTAGATATGATGCAGAAATTGCATGGGTCTCATTATACATTCTCCTTATGGTTATTGATCTGAATCAAGTGGTCATGCTAATTCTTATTTCTGTCAGGTGTCTTTGATATTGCTGATCACAAGATAATTGTGATGTGTGTGCAATTTATGACCAGGCAAATACTGTTTTGGGCTTCAGTATTAATTATACACAGATAACATCaagctctgttttctttttattgcatttgGATGGGACAGTATGTATCTGGATTAGGGCAAAGTGGCTGAGAAAACCTGGCAAGACGGAGATAATGTTTTTAGGGTAGGGGAACATCTGGCAGCAATAGTGAGATCGGTGTCCCTTCTGAAGAGATTTGCCCTCTTGTTAGAAGGGTTTGCAATTTGGAGATACTTTACTAAAATTAGCTGGGTATCTAAGGGTAACACTACTTTACTAAAGTAGCAGCTAAAGCACTTTAGGCTGTACTTATTTGGTGAAAAAGCCTGTGACATCTTGTGGATATGGACCTTGCTACGGTTGTCTTTATCCATATTCAATCACTGCAATATGGTCTGCTTGAGGAAACCAGCAAACCACTTGGAAATTTCACCTCGTGCACAATG
The nucleotide sequence above comes from Chelonia mydas isolate rCheMyd1 chromosome 8, rCheMyd1.pri.v2, whole genome shotgun sequence. Encoded proteins:
- the EXTL2 gene encoding exostosin-like 2 isoform X2, which gives rise to MALLPNSKDDKMPNLRREPKSQSQSALDSFTLVMQTYNRTDLLLKLLNHYQAIPHLHKVIVVWNNVGEKMPEEMWNYLGPHPVPVVFKVQTMNHMRNRLQIFPELETKAVLMVDDDTLISAYDLAFAFSVWQQFPDQIVGFVPRKHVSTPSGIYSYGSFELQTPGFGNGDQYSMVLIGAAFFHSGYLELFQKQPDAVHALIDETQNCDDIVMNFLVAKHTGKPSGVFVKPVDIRNLEKETNSGYSGMWHRAEHLLQRSYCLNKLVNIYDSMPLKYSNIIISQFGFPNYANYKNKM
- the EXTL2 gene encoding exostosin-like 2 isoform X3, producing MSKDDKMPNLRREPKSQSQSALDSFTLVMQTYNRTDLLLKLLNHYQAIPHLHKVIVVWNNVGEKMPEEMWNYLGPHPVPVVFKVQTMNHMRNRLQIFPELETKAVLMVDDDTLISAYDLAFAFSVWQQFPDQIVGFVPRKHVSTPSGIYSYGSFELQTPGFGNGDQYSMVLIGAAFFHSGYLELFQKQPDAVHALIDETQNCDDIVMNFLVAKHTGKPSGVFVKPVDIRNLEKETNSGYSGMWHRAEHLLQRSYCLNKLVNIYDSMPLKYSNIIISQFGFPNYANYKNKM
- the EXTL2 gene encoding exostosin-like 2 isoform X1, with the translated sequence MRCYHICKLPGRVMGIRLLRFSSVVIFVLLLVAGALMALLPNSKDDKMPNLRREPKSQSQSALDSFTLVMQTYNRTDLLLKLLNHYQAIPHLHKVIVVWNNVGEKMPEEMWNYLGPHPVPVVFKVQTMNHMRNRLQIFPELETKAVLMVDDDTLISAYDLAFAFSVWQQFPDQIVGFVPRKHVSTPSGIYSYGSFELQTPGFGNGDQYSMVLIGAAFFHSGYLELFQKQPDAVHALIDETQNCDDIVMNFLVAKHTGKPSGVFVKPVDIRNLEKETNSGYSGMWHRAEHLLQRSYCLNKLVNIYDSMPLKYSNIIISQFGFPNYANYKNKM